One Blastocatellia bacterium DNA window includes the following coding sequences:
- a CDS encoding aminomethyl transferase family protein: MLKSALASQHSQLKAEFAEQLGWEMAAHYGDYWQEYQAVRNAVGVIDLSNRGRIEITGKNKVQFLHNLVSNDVKALQVGNGIFAAFLNMRGHVLSDCFIYMLENSILLDLPTSTREKIYYHLEKYSPAGEFNVTDITEATSLLSLQGPHSRPLLNKLGVTTNLQELQLAEVLIADCRLTAVKHSRTGEEGYDLFIANENISTVFQALLKAGAKAVGLKAFDLLRIEAAVPEYGVDMDEEIILLETGLETAVSYTKGCYLGQEPIARIHHRGRDQTAKRLAGLVISGEDVPATKSKVFNKDGKEIGHITSAGFSPILNQVVALAYLKRNNFTVGLNHSVQFNGKGLAAEVSKLPFYNRG; this comes from the coding sequence ATGTTAAAAAGTGCCTTGGCTTCCCAGCATTCTCAATTAAAAGCTGAATTTGCGGAGCAACTTGGCTGGGAAATGGCAGCACATTATGGAGATTACTGGCAGGAATATCAAGCAGTTAGAAATGCAGTCGGTGTAATAGATCTTTCTAACCGAGGACGTATTGAAATTACAGGTAAAAATAAAGTCCAGTTTTTGCATAATTTAGTTAGTAATGATGTAAAAGCTTTACAAGTTGGAAATGGAATTTTTGCAGCTTTTCTAAATATGAGAGGGCATGTCTTAAGTGATTGTTTTATTTATATGTTAGAAAATTCCATTTTATTAGATTTGCCGACTAGTACTAGAGAAAAAATCTATTATCACTTAGAAAAATATAGTCCTGCTGGAGAGTTTAACGTTACCGATATTACGGAAGCAACATCACTTTTATCATTACAAGGCCCTCATAGTAGGCCGCTTCTTAATAAATTAGGTGTTACTACTAATTTACAAGAGTTGCAATTAGCAGAAGTTTTAATTGCTGATTGTAGATTGACAGCCGTAAAACATTCACGAACAGGTGAAGAAGGCTATGATTTATTTATTGCTAATGAAAATATCTCTACTGTATTTCAAGCGTTACTAAAAGCGGGTGCTAAGGCTGTTGGACTTAAGGCTTTTGACTTACTTCGTATAGAAGCCGCTGTACCAGAATATGGTGTAGATATGGACGAAGAAATAATTTTACTAGAAACAGGCTTAGAAACTGCTGTAAGTTATACAAAGGGCTGTTATTTAGGACAAGAACCTATTGCAAGGATTCATCATCGAGGCCGCGATCAAACCGCAAAACGTTTAGCCGGACTAGTAATTTCAGGTGAAGATGTACCAGCCACCAAAAGCAAGGTTTTTAATAAAGATGGAAAAGAAATAGGACATATTACTAGTGCAGGGTTTTCACCAATACTAAATCAAGTAGTAGCTTTAGCTTACTTAAAACGCAATAATTTTACTGTTGGACTAAATCATTCTGTGCAATTTAATGGTAAAGGGCTAGCGGCAGAAGTATCAAAATTACCTTTCTATAACCGAGGTTAG
- a CDS encoding serine/threonine protein kinase: protein MKECPVCHVCFGDHMQICDNDQTVLIELLPGLPVISGKYRLDRKIGIGTVGMVFQATIIQTGLVVAVKVISPILLSVDPSLVDRFLNLIKDFAALDHVNIIKILDCGYVNSALLYFVMDYFPGNNLANILIEEKQLSIEKTLVIMSKVCEAVANANRSGVYHLDLKPSNILVREGDDGQLIIKVVDFGIARLKTTSLITKLSPSQRDLVLGKPYYSAPEMFNNNEQIDARSEVYSIGAVLYHLLAGKPPFTGGSYPMLKMQHMGVTPNPLKEFRPDMPPTLESIIIKALEKRTVQRHSSVIALTIQLSAQLAKHREFLASQPSNTLPTMPSPPEPFYSDEPTPVPITGRAFSLQNNQETVSALLPVSDSNNSRTEPMVSSEISISDLINSMDKNTLPALPDLPEPFYSNDPTPPPITSKRTSPVTEMDKDTLPKLPDPGIFYDDEPTPVPSSSQAFSLIDEMTKDTIPVISMDSKRYPVVKSFEPTEVVEKELSLTDELDRAFPSVSFAEEPVDDSTPNPNTDTIYSNAQFSFSEKQKIVALSTSSTSQTSIDTSAWFNNESEVVITKPLVSESFAIEGIGQQEPDYVENREVERVQIIEQMDIRQENSLVENFSISEFLKFPTTAKTPIQITELSPTCIVYLFVQQFLPSVLSGQRSRKMHNNFATERERLAAMLLTVALFSLSCRGAIEIAVGSNTQKKQIALNNRNDGLIVRAINLDLPPLDILECKITDSLKRTNISRFYNIFLHIAQTSVASTEKEAICEIVADSIADELTVRKLLQSKRRSRMLESGESAIDYELASDLTPYQNQASAVTDWIQALQRQATLELSGKPVQPFIYILKYYTDLFRHNSKELSKT from the coding sequence ATGAAAGAATGTCCTGTCTGTCATGTTTGTTTTGGCGATCATATGCAGATTTGTGATAACGATCAAACTGTTTTGATAGAGTTATTGCCGGGACTACCTGTTATTTCAGGAAAATATCGCTTAGATAGAAAAATCGGAATTGGAACAGTAGGTATGGTTTTTCAAGCTACTATAATACAAACAGGCTTAGTTGTTGCTGTAAAAGTAATTTCTCCAATACTTCTTAGTGTAGATCCAAGTTTAGTAGATAGATTCTTAAACTTAATTAAAGATTTTGCTGCCTTAGACCATGTAAACATTATAAAAATATTAGATTGTGGTTATGTTAATTCAGCACTGCTTTACTTTGTTATGGATTATTTCCCAGGAAATAATCTAGCTAACATATTGATAGAAGAAAAACAACTTTCCATAGAAAAAACATTAGTAATAATGTCAAAGGTTTGTGAAGCGGTTGCAAATGCTAATCGTAGTGGGGTCTATCATTTAGACTTAAAGCCAAGTAATATTTTAGTTCGTGAAGGAGATGATGGTCAATTAATTATTAAAGTTGTAGATTTTGGTATTGCTCGCTTAAAGACAACAAGTTTAATAACTAAGCTTTCCCCATCTCAGCGAGACTTAGTCTTAGGTAAACCTTATTATTCTGCTCCAGAAATGTTTAATAACAACGAGCAAATAGATGCTCGTTCAGAGGTTTATTCTATAGGTGCTGTTCTTTATCATTTATTAGCTGGTAAACCTCCTTTTACAGGTGGAAGTTATCCTATGTTAAAAATGCAACATATGGGAGTAACACCTAATCCATTAAAAGAATTTCGTCCAGATATGCCCCCTACATTGGAATCTATTATTATTAAAGCCTTAGAAAAACGTACTGTACAACGCCATAGCTCAGTTATTGCTTTAACTATTCAATTATCAGCACAACTAGCTAAACATAGAGAATTTTTAGCTTCTCAACCAAGTAACACTTTACCAACAATGCCATCTCCACCAGAGCCTTTTTATTCAGATGAACCAACTCCCGTTCCTATTACAGGGAGAGCCTTTTCTTTACAAAATAATCAAGAAACTGTATCGGCTTTGCTTCCTGTGTCTGATTCTAATAATTCACGGACAGAGCCAATGGTAAGCTCAGAAATTTCTATATCAGATTTAATTAATAGTATGGATAAGAATACTTTACCGGCACTTCCTGACTTACCAGAGCCATTTTACTCAAATGATCCAACACCTCCACCAATTACAAGTAAACGTACTTCGCCTGTTACAGAGATGGATAAGGATACTTTACCTAAGTTACCAGACCCAGGGATATTTTATGATGATGAACCAACACCCGTTCCAAGTTCAAGCCAAGCCTTTTCTTTAATAGATGAAATGACTAAAGATACAATACCTGTAATTTCAATGGATTCAAAAAGATACCCAGTAGTAAAATCTTTTGAACCTACTGAAGTAGTAGAAAAAGAGCTTTCCTTAACAGATGAATTAGATAGGGCTTTTCCTAGCGTATCCTTTGCCGAAGAGCCAGTTGATGACTCAACACCTAATCCAAACACAGATACAATTTATTCAAATGCTCAATTTTCTTTTTCTGAAAAACAAAAAATAGTAGCTCTATCAACTTCTAGCACAAGTCAAACTTCTATAGATACCTCTGCATGGTTTAATAATGAAAGTGAGGTAGTTATCACTAAGCCATTAGTGTCAGAGTCTTTTGCTATTGAAGGTATAGGGCAACAGGAACCAGATTATGTTGAAAATAGGGAAGTTGAAAGAGTACAAATTATTGAGCAAATGGACATAAGACAAGAAAATAGCTTAGTAGAAAATTTTAGTATTAGTGAATTTTTGAAATTTCCTACAACTGCCAAAACACCTATACAAATAACAGAATTAAGCCCTACTTGCATAGTTTATTTATTTGTTCAGCAATTTCTTCCTTCTGTTTTAAGTGGGCAGCGTAGCCGAAAAATGCACAACAACTTTGCTACAGAACGCGAACGTTTAGCAGCAATGCTTTTAACCGTCGCTCTTTTTTCTTTAAGTTGTCGTGGTGCTATAGAAATTGCTGTTGGTTCTAACACACAAAAGAAACAAATAGCTCTTAACAATAGAAATGATGGTTTAATTGTTAGGGCAATAAATTTAGATCTGCCCCCACTAGACATTTTAGAATGCAAAATAACAGACTCACTTAAACGAACAAATATCTCGCGTTTTTATAATATTTTCTTACATATTGCTCAAACTAGTGTGGCTAGTACAGAAAAAGAAGCAATTTGTGAAATTGTTGCAGATTCTATTGCAGATGAATTAACGGTTCGTAAATTACTGCAATCAAAACGACGTAGCAGAATGCTTGAATCAGGGGAAAGTGCTATTGATTATGAACTTGCAAGCGATTTAACACCATACCAAAATCAGGCTAGTGCAGTAACTGATTGGATTCAAGCTTTGCAGCGACAAGCTACATTAGAACTTAGTGGAAAACCTGTACAGCCTTTTATTTATATACTTAAATACTATACAGATCTATTTCGACATAATTCAAAAGAACTATCTAAAACCTAG
- a CDS encoding AMP-binding protein, whose protein sequence is MGLEEKKSYRDVCVGELLSCLAKDFPKNEALVYPDRKLRYSFSELESVANTIAKGLLKLGINKGDRVALWASNVPEWIILQFALAKIGATLVTVNTSFRARELAYLLNQSEACAIIAIARFKDLDYVNTIYEVLPELKLSTPGNLQSSNFPFLRHAILIDENKFDGFLWYQDLFDLAKSVSDEALQIREKDLSPEDVINMQYTSGTTGFPKGVMLSHRNIVNNGYWLGGAMHLSNKDKLCLPVPLFHCFGCVIGVLGVYTHAGCLVPLETFDARKVLEYVEQEKCTMLYGVPTMFIAELEDPEFARFDLSSLRTGVMAGALCPEMLMRRVIKDMNLTDIIIAYGLTEASPGITHTLIEDTIENRTQSVGKVMPEEEVKIIDPNSLEALPVNSPGELCVRGYNVMKGYYNNEIATQEALITLDGVSGWLRTGDQATIDEQGYVRITGRIKDIIIRGGENIGPKEIEDLIRTHPKVLDIYVYGVASEKYGEEVAAAIKLKSSLECDEKEILDFCQGRIAKFKIPQYIKFVTEFPTTASGKVQKFKLRETHFQQ, encoded by the coding sequence ATGGGATTAGAAGAAAAAAAATCTTATCGTGATGTTTGTGTAGGTGAGTTGTTAAGTTGTCTTGCTAAAGATTTCCCTAAAAATGAAGCATTGGTTTATCCTGATAGAAAGTTACGCTATAGTTTTTCTGAGCTAGAAAGCGTTGCTAACACTATTGCTAAAGGATTATTAAAGCTAGGAATTAACAAAGGTGATCGTGTAGCTCTTTGGGCTAGCAATGTTCCAGAATGGATTATTTTGCAATTTGCACTAGCTAAAATTGGTGCAACATTAGTTACAGTTAACACTAGTTTTCGTGCTAGAGAGCTAGCTTATTTGCTTAACCAATCAGAGGCTTGTGCAATTATTGCTATTGCTAGGTTTAAGGACTTGGACTATGTAAATACTATTTATGAAGTATTACCAGAATTAAAGCTAAGCACACCAGGAAATTTACAAAGCAGCAATTTTCCTTTTCTTCGACATGCAATATTAATTGATGAAAATAAATTTGATGGATTTCTTTGGTACCAAGATCTATTTGATTTAGCTAAAAGTGTTAGTGATGAAGCTTTGCAGATTAGAGAAAAAGACTTAAGCCCAGAAGATGTTATAAATATGCAATATACTTCTGGAACGACAGGTTTTCCCAAAGGAGTAATGCTTTCACACCGCAATATTGTTAATAATGGTTATTGGCTAGGCGGTGCAATGCACCTTTCAAACAAGGACAAGCTTTGTTTACCTGTACCACTTTTTCATTGTTTTGGTTGTGTAATTGGAGTGTTAGGAGTTTATACGCATGCGGGTTGTCTTGTGCCTTTAGAAACTTTTGATGCTCGTAAAGTTTTGGAATATGTAGAGCAGGAAAAATGCACAATGCTTTATGGTGTTCCAACAATGTTTATTGCAGAATTAGAAGACCCAGAATTTGCTCGGTTTGATTTAAGTTCTTTACGTACAGGAGTTATGGCTGGCGCACTTTGTCCAGAAATGTTAATGCGGCGTGTAATAAAGGATATGAATTTAACAGATATTATTATTGCTTATGGTTTAACAGAAGCATCTCCTGGTATTACTCATACTTTAATAGAAGACACTATAGAAAACCGAACTCAAAGCGTTGGTAAAGTTATGCCTGAAGAAGAGGTTAAAATTATTGATCCCAATAGTTTAGAAGCTTTACCTGTTAATAGTCCTGGTGAATTATGCGTTCGTGGCTATAATGTAATGAAGGGTTATTACAATAATGAAATAGCAACACAAGAAGCATTAATTACACTTGATGGGGTTTCTGGATGGCTCAGAACAGGCGATCAGGCTACTATTGATGAGCAAGGTTATGTTCGCATTACAGGAAGAATTAAAGATATTATTATTCGTGGTGGGGAAAATATTGGCCCTAAAGAAATAGAGGACTTAATACGTACACATCCTAAAGTACTGGATATTTATGTTTATGGGGTTGCAAGTGAAAAATATGGGGAGGAAGTTGCGGCTGCAATTAAATTAAAATCAAGCTTAGAATGTGATGAAAAGGAAATATTAGATTTTTGTCAGGGACGAATTGCTAAATTTAAGATTCCACAATATATAAAATTTGTTACAGAATTTCCTACTACTGCATCAGGAAAAGTACAGAAGTTTAAATTACGAGAAACGCATTTTCAGCAATAA